One genomic region from Onychostoma macrolepis isolate SWU-2019 chromosome 23, ASM1243209v1, whole genome shotgun sequence encodes:
- the si:ch211-210c8.6 gene encoding uncharacterized protein si:ch211-210c8.6: MIMGSVLVKCAATDLAIQWVGWALASAFKTEKFYDFAGSGTFILLAHLSRIWGGNGHFRQNVQTGLVTAWGLRLGTFLFLRILKEGQDRRFNNVRDSPGTFFVYWSMQALWVFITLLPTLILNSERRDEPLGPRDYIGWGIWGLGFATEAIADQQKWNFRNDPDNAGRFIHHGLWAYSRHPNYLGEILQWSGLFLSASSVMRGPQYLSALSPLFVWFLLRHVSGIPILEKQAMKKWGSDIAFQNYIKNTPLLWPFPKFKGE, translated from the exons ATGATCATGGGAAGCGTGTTGGTCAAGTGTGCTGCCACTGACCTGGCCATTCAGTGGGTCGGGTGGGCACTAGCGTCTGCTTTCAAAACGGAAAAGTTTTACGACTTTGCAG GATCTGGTACCTTCATATTGCTGGCTCATCTGAGTCGTATATGGGGTGGAAATGGCCACTTTAGACAGAATGTACAAACTGGACTCGTCACTGCCTGGGGTCTGAG GCTTGGGACATTTCTCTTTCTTAGAATCCTAAAGGAAGGACAAGACCGGAGATTTAACAATGTCAGAGACAGCCCAGGGACATTCTTTGTGTACTGGAGCATGCAAG CTTTGTGGGTCTTTATTACCCTGTTGCCCACCCTAATTCTAAACAGTGAGAGAAGAGATGAGCCCCTGGGCCCACGTGACTACATTGGCTGGGGAATATGGGGGCTGGGTTTTGCTACAGAGGCCATTGCCGACCAGCAGAAGTGGAATTTTAGGAATGATCCAGATAACGCT GGAAGGTTTATTCATCATGGACTGTGGGCATACAGCAGACACCCAAACTATCTGGGGGAGATCCTGCAATGGTCGGGCCTGTTCCTGTCCGCTTCCTCCGTCATGCGTGGACCTCAGTACCTCAGTGCGCTTTCTCCTCTCTTTGTCTGGTTCTTACTGAGACACGTTAGTGGGATCCCCATCCTTGAGAAACAAGCTATGAAGAAGTGGGGCTCAGATATTGCTTTCCAGAACTACATCAAGAACACTCCACTCCTATGGCCCTTCCCCAAATTTAAAGGAGAATGA
- the bin2a gene encoding bridging integrator 2a, which translates to MAESKASISSKGGANVLAKRVQKQFSRAQEKVLQRLGKSEETKDEHFEQCVINLQCQQNDGYRIYKDLKAYLNAVTVMRDASGRLFQSLFDAYDEKWDGAEDLGVVVEGEDLLWKDYEDKLRDQALITMESYMSQFPDVREKVAKRNRKLVDYDSSRHHLTGLQNAKKKDDIKIGKAEDEMNAAKVIFEDMNRELKMELPLLFDSRIGCFVTVFQAICNLRDIFYKELTKNNEVLQTVMKELSTQYPDKSFVVKNFNRAGSLKRRSFRDTLSPRSLKSFYDFHSSYNPRGSLRRDNSSSFRSDRLTYGSYSPKQTSPTSPQPLYDNVSGAKDAKGSPTRLDYRTEEGTSPREPQLDNTSSSEDKLMEENKKAKKKESSQASDQETLNEQESSEEESGKSELKANSNITESSKIKDQKSPEKVGDGEPSGVENGIPHDIKSDVEQAEPSNNALTKGDHQSGEVKEEATTEAPK; encoded by the exons ATGGCAGAGAGCAAGGCCAGCATCAGTTCGAAAGGAGGGGCCAATGTGCTTGCTAAACGGGTGCAGAAACAATTCAGTAGAGCACAGGAGAAG GTGTTGCAGAGGCTTGGCAAATCTGAGGAGACCAAAGATGAGCACTTTGAGCAGTGTGTGATCAATCTCCAATGCCAACAG AATGATGGATACAGAATATACAAGGACCTTAAAGCGTACCTCAACGCTGTCACAG TAATGAGGGATGCCTCAGGTCGACTGTTTCAGTCCTTGTTTGATGCCTATGATGAAAAGTGGGATGGCGCAGAGGATCTTGGGGTAGTTGTGGAG GGAGAAGACCTTCTGTGGAAAGATTATGAGGACAAGCTGCGTGATCAGGCATTAATCACAATGGAGTCTTACATGAGCCAGTTTCCAGATGTCAGG GAAAAGGTAGCCAAGCGAAACAGGAAACTCGTAGACTATGATTCTTCTCGCCATCACCTGACAGGGCTGCAGAATGCTAAAAAGAAGGATGATATCAAAATTGGAAAG GCAGAGGATGAGATGAATGCAGCCAAGGTGATATTTGAGGACATGAACAGGGAGCTGAAGATGGAACTGCCTCTTCTATTCGAcag TCGCATTGGATGCTTTGTCACAGTCTTCCAAGCCATTTGCAACCTCAGAGACATCTTCTACAAGGAACTTACCAAG AACAATGAGGTTCTACAGACTGTGATGAAAGAGCTGAGCACCCAGTATCCAGACAAGAGCTTTGTTGTGAAGAACTTCAACCG TGCTGGTTCCTTGAAGAGAAGGTCATTTAGAGACACGTTGTCCCCAAGATCACTTAAAAGCTTTTATGATTTCCACTCGAGTTACAACCCCAGGGGATCTCTAAG GAGAGATAACTCTTCCAGTTTTAGGTCTGACAGACTAACATATGGGTCATACAGCCCTAAGCAGACCAGCCCCACCAGCCCTCAACCCCTTTATGACAACGTCTCTGGTGCCAAAGATGCAAAAGGCAGTCCTACAAGATTAGATTATCGTACAGAGGAAGGTACCTCGCCCCGTGAGCCACAACTGGATAACACCAGCTCCTCTGAAGATAAACTAATGGAGGAAAACAAGAAAGCCAAAAAGAAGGAGTCCTCGCAAGCCTCAGATCAAGAGACGCTAAACGAGCAGGAGTCTTCTGAGGAGGAAAGTGGTAAAAGTGAACTGAAAGCAAACTCAAATATCACTGAAAGCTCCAAGATCAAAGATCAAAAATCACCTGAGAAGGTGGGGGACGGTGAGCC